The following are encoded together in the Pseudoxanthomonas sp. YR558 genome:
- a CDS encoding DUF488 family protein produces the protein MGIRIVRLGSPRAKDEGLRIGTVRRPPRGVPKSEFASQDWYDVWYPALAPSAELVKEAQDAATPKAWAVFVKKYRAEMAAPDTARMLDLLAALSHGSDFSVGCYCEDEAHCHRSVLRALLDERGAVLLAG, from the coding sequence ATGGGCATCCGCATCGTCCGGCTCGGCAGCCCGCGCGCGAAGGACGAAGGCCTGCGTATCGGCACGGTGCGCCGACCACCGCGCGGCGTACCGAAATCCGAGTTCGCCTCGCAGGACTGGTACGACGTCTGGTATCCCGCGCTCGCGCCAAGCGCCGAGCTGGTGAAGGAAGCCCAGGACGCCGCCACGCCCAAGGCGTGGGCGGTCTTCGTGAAAAAGTACCGCGCCGAGATGGCCGCACCCGACACCGCGCGCATGCTGGACCTGTTGGCCGCGCTGTCGCACGGCAGCGATTTCTCGGTGGGTTGCTATTGCGAGGATGAGGCCCATTGCCACCGGTCGGTGCTGCGCGCACTGCTGGACGAACGCGGGGCAGTGCTTCTGGCAGGGTGA
- a CDS encoding cellulase family glycosylhydrolase produces MKKIACLLLACLMVSPAWAKKDFLRTQGTQIVDARGKPVILRGMGLGGWMLQEGYMLDIDGVGTQRSIHARIAELIGPEKADAFYQAWRDNHTTKADIDAMGRWGFNSVRLPMHYALYTLPVDQEPVAGRQTWVDEGFRRTDELLAWAKANDLYLILDLHAAPGGQGNDNNIADRDPTKPSLWDDPRHQDKMVALWKKLAQRYKDEPYIAAYDIINEPNWGFADKADANGCKENRNAPLKDLLVRTTRAIREVDTRHIIVIEGNCWGNNYRGVLDDGPWDDNLVISFHKYWNVTTPDSIADMLALRDKHRMPLWLGETGENSNDWFARTVALVEGEGIGWAWWPLKKIRYNNPLQVVPNDGYRTVLAYWKGEGPKPSAEVAEAALMRFASHDVRHENNVQHPDVIDALFRAPHSDQAVPFKAHTIGEAGGTIAAVDFDMGRDGVAYHDLTPANHHISDGGERVVWNPAMTYRNDGVDLGKGPEGRLHVAGLQKGEWLKYTFEVPAGGRYRLALEGRGDGRVSLVLNGVSVEAVGRARGFRALALAPGRNTLVVKAEAGSIDLETLRFSR; encoded by the coding sequence GTGAAGAAGATCGCCTGCCTGCTGTTGGCTTGCCTGATGGTGTCGCCTGCCTGGGCAAAAAAAGATTTCTTGCGCACACAGGGCACACAGATCGTCGATGCCCGTGGCAAACCGGTGATCCTGCGCGGCATGGGCCTGGGCGGATGGATGCTCCAGGAAGGCTACATGCTGGACATCGACGGGGTCGGCACGCAGCGCAGCATCCACGCGCGCATCGCGGAGCTGATCGGGCCGGAGAAAGCCGATGCCTTTTATCAGGCATGGCGAGACAACCACACCACCAAGGCCGACATCGACGCGATGGGGCGCTGGGGCTTCAACTCCGTGCGCTTGCCGATGCACTACGCGCTGTACACGCTACCGGTGGATCAGGAGCCGGTGGCGGGACGGCAAACCTGGGTCGATGAAGGCTTCCGCCGCACCGACGAACTGCTGGCCTGGGCCAAGGCCAACGACCTGTACCTGATCCTCGATCTGCATGCCGCACCGGGCGGGCAAGGCAACGACAACAACATCGCCGACCGCGACCCCACGAAACCTTCGCTGTGGGACGACCCGCGCCACCAGGACAAGATGGTGGCGCTATGGAAGAAGCTGGCGCAGCGCTACAAGGACGAGCCGTACATCGCCGCCTACGACATCATCAACGAACCGAACTGGGGATTCGCCGACAAGGCCGATGCCAACGGTTGCAAGGAAAACCGCAACGCGCCGCTGAAGGACCTGCTGGTCCGCACCACGCGTGCGATCCGCGAGGTGGACACGCGCCACATCATCGTCATCGAGGGGAACTGTTGGGGCAACAACTACCGCGGGGTGCTCGACGACGGGCCGTGGGACGACAACCTGGTGATCAGCTTCCACAAATACTGGAACGTCACCACGCCCGACAGCATCGCGGACATGCTCGCGTTGCGCGACAAGCACCGCATGCCCCTGTGGTTGGGCGAGACTGGCGAGAATTCCAACGACTGGTTCGCGCGCACCGTGGCGCTGGTCGAAGGCGAGGGTATCGGCTGGGCGTGGTGGCCGCTGAAGAAGATTCGCTACAACAATCCGCTGCAGGTCGTGCCCAACGACGGCTACCGCACGGTGCTGGCGTACTGGAAGGGAGAGGGTCCGAAACCGTCGGCGGAAGTGGCAGAGGCCGCTCTGATGCGGTTCGCTTCCCACGATGTCCGCCATGAGAACAACGTCCAGCACCCCGACGTGATCGATGCGCTGTTCCGCGCGCCGCATTCGGACCAGGCGGTGCCGTTCAAGGCGCACACGATCGGCGAGGCAGGTGGCACGATCGCCGCCGTCGACTTCGACATGGGCCGCGACGGCGTGGCATACCACGACCTGACGCCGGCCAACCACCACATCTCCGACGGCGGCGAGCGGGTGGTGTGGAATCCGGCGATGACCTATCGCAACGACGGCGTCGATCTTGGCAAGGGCCCCGAGGGCCGCCTTCATGTCGCCGGTCTGCAAAAGGGAGAGTGGCTGAAGTACACCTTCGAGGTGCCCGCGGGCGGACGCTACCGGTTGGCCCTGGAGGGGCGTGGCGACGGCCGGGTGTCGCTGGTGCTCAATGGCGTGTCGGTCGAGGCGGTCGGCCGAGCACGCGGTTTCCGCGCGCTGGCGCTGGCGCCCGGCCGCAACACGCTGGTGGTGAAGGCCGAGGCGGGCAGCATCGACCTGGAAACGCTGCGCTTTTCCCGCTGA
- a CDS encoding 6-phosphofructokinase encodes MASGTLLYAQSGGVTAVINASASAVITEARARKIKVLAARNGILGALREELIDTSKESAAAIRALAHTPGGAFGSCRVKLKSLEADRAKYERLLAVLKAHDVRYFLYNGGNDSADTAWKVSQLAQAFDYPLTCIGVPKTVDNDLAVTDTCPGFGSAAKYTAVSVREAALDVAAMAETSTKVFVYEAMGRHAGWLAAAAGLAGQSPDEAPHIILFPERAYDETQFLAQVKKVVDRVGWCVVVASEGIQHADGRFVADAGGGKDSFGHTQLGGVASYLAGRVKDQLGLKVHWTLPDYLQRSARHIASKTDWEQAKAVGKAAVQFALKGQNAVMPVIVRTSDAPFRWKIEAAPLSKVANHEKKFPPNFIRKDGYGITDKARAYLQPLIRGEAYPPYGTDGLPKYVALKNVAVKKKLPAWEG; translated from the coding sequence ATGGCGTCTGGCACCCTACTTTATGCGCAGTCCGGCGGCGTCACGGCCGTCATCAACGCGTCGGCCTCGGCGGTCATCACCGAAGCGCGAGCCCGGAAAATCAAGGTCTTGGCTGCGCGCAACGGCATCCTCGGCGCCCTGCGCGAAGAGCTGATCGACACCAGCAAGGAGTCGGCCGCGGCCATCCGCGCCCTGGCCCATACACCCGGCGGCGCCTTCGGCAGCTGCCGCGTCAAGCTGAAATCCCTGGAGGCCGACCGGGCCAAGTACGAGCGCCTGCTGGCCGTGCTGAAAGCGCACGACGTGCGCTACTTCCTCTACAACGGCGGCAACGACTCCGCCGACACCGCCTGGAAGGTCTCGCAGCTGGCCCAGGCCTTCGACTACCCGCTGACCTGCATCGGCGTGCCGAAGACGGTGGACAACGACCTCGCCGTCACCGACACCTGCCCGGGCTTCGGTTCGGCGGCGAAGTACACGGCCGTCTCCGTGCGCGAAGCCGCGCTGGACGTGGCCGCGATGGCGGAAACCTCCACCAAGGTGTTCGTCTACGAGGCCATGGGTCGCCATGCGGGCTGGCTGGCGGCGGCCGCCGGCCTGGCCGGGCAGTCGCCGGACGAGGCGCCGCACATCATCCTGTTCCCAGAACGTGCTTACGACGAGACGCAGTTCCTGGCGCAGGTGAAGAAGGTCGTCGACCGCGTGGGTTGGTGCGTCGTGGTCGCGAGCGAAGGCATCCAGCACGCCGATGGGCGCTTCGTCGCCGATGCCGGCGGCGGCAAGGATTCGTTCGGCCACACCCAGCTGGGCGGCGTTGCGTCGTACCTGGCCGGGCGCGTGAAGGATCAGCTGGGCCTGAAGGTGCACTGGACCCTGCCCGACTACCTGCAGCGTTCGGCGCGCCACATCGCCTCGAAGACCGATTGGGAACAGGCGAAAGCCGTCGGCAAGGCCGCCGTGCAGTTCGCCCTGAAGGGACAGAACGCGGTGATGCCGGTGATCGTGCGCACGTCCGATGCGCCGTTCCGCTGGAAGATCGAGGCCGCGCCGCTGTCGAAGGTAGCGAACCACGAGAAGAAGTTCCCGCCCAACTTCATCCGCAAGGACGGCTACGGCATCACCGACAAGGCGCGCGCCTATCTGCAACCGCTGATCCGCGGCGAAGCCTATCCGCCTTACGGCACCGACGGCCTGCCCAAATACGTCGCGCTGAAAAACGTCGCAGTGAAGAAGAAGCTGCCGGCCTGGGAGGGCTGA
- a CDS encoding DUF4440 domain-containing protein: MDDLLADLTALETELHHPGATCTRARLERLLHPDFHEVGRSGTRYTRQTVIDFLSDRSSLPHVVAYDHRLERLADDVALLHFASHGTDGDGAQVHAALRMSVWRRTALGWQLHYHQGTQTNP; this comes from the coding sequence ATGGACGATCTTCTCGCCGACCTGACGGCCCTCGAAACCGAACTCCACCACCCCGGCGCAACCTGCACGCGCGCCCGGCTGGAGCGCCTGCTGCACCCGGATTTTCACGAAGTCGGCCGCAGCGGCACGCGCTACACACGCCAGACGGTCATCGATTTCCTCTCCGACCGTTCTTCATTACCGCACGTCGTTGCCTACGACCATCGTCTGGAACGGCTCGCGGACGACGTGGCGTTGCTGCACTTCGCCTCGCACGGTACCGACGGCGACGGCGCACAGGTCCATGCCGCATTGCGCATGTCGGTATGGCGACGCACCGCCCTGGGTTGGCAACTGCACTACCACCAGGGCACGCAAACCAACCCCTAG
- a CDS encoding OmpA family protein: MAASEVVDGHAAKLYFDTSSAVVPADTSARLAGVLGTLHADPNARARVSGFHDASGDLAANEALAKQRAEAIQQWLVVNGVAAERIMLDKPAQTTGDGNADEARRVEVTVE, translated from the coding sequence ATGGCGGCCAGCGAAGTGGTGGATGGCCACGCGGCCAAGTTGTACTTCGACACCAGCTCGGCCGTGGTGCCGGCCGACACCAGCGCGCGCCTGGCCGGCGTGCTGGGTACGCTGCATGCCGACCCGAATGCCCGCGCACGGGTGTCTGGCTTCCACGACGCCAGCGGCGACCTGGCCGCGAACGAAGCCCTGGCCAAGCAGCGCGCGGAGGCGATCCAGCAGTGGCTGGTGGTCAATGGCGTGGCCGCCGAACGCATCATGCTGGACAAGCCGGCGCAGACCACCGGCGACGGCAATGCCGACGAAGCACGCCGGGTGGAAGTCACGGTCGAATGA
- a CDS encoding S1 family peptidase codes for MRQIVSLVRPASARLALAATLALAIGPAMAADVDAALKSAMKRDLGLSEQQLGQYLKVERLNAQQERTAAQAQGRNFAGSWIERSPSGDFRWVVATTSAGARSVTGAEVRQVRHNLDALGNAKARLDDVLAQGGRAPSGVYGWYVDVKTNSVTVNVAPGADQAAVNFIAASGADASTLRFQSMADAPRPLATLQGGSEYLSTTATGAYYCSVGFSVTRNGAKGFATAGHCGDAGDGANVLVKRSLSRIGTFQASNFPNTDRAWVQVDAAHTLLPSVSGYGSGDVAVRGSAEAPVGAAVCRSGRTTGWKCGVIEAKNVSVSYGADGTVNGMTQVKVCAEGGDSGGSFITTAGQGQGVLSGGNYSCKGKQAQLATSYFQPLNPLLQAYGLTLSTTP; via the coding sequence ATGCGTCAGATCGTTTCCCTGGTACGTCCCGCTTCGGCCCGGCTCGCCCTCGCCGCCACCCTCGCACTGGCCATCGGCCCGGCGATGGCCGCCGACGTCGACGCCGCACTGAAATCCGCGATGAAGCGTGACCTCGGCCTGTCCGAGCAGCAACTCGGCCAATACCTGAAGGTCGAGCGGCTCAATGCGCAGCAGGAACGGACCGCGGCGCAGGCCCAGGGCCGCAATTTCGCCGGCAGTTGGATCGAGCGCTCCCCGTCGGGCGATTTCCGCTGGGTGGTGGCCACCACGTCCGCCGGTGCGCGCTCGGTCACCGGTGCCGAGGTGCGGCAGGTGCGCCATAACCTCGACGCACTGGGCAACGCCAAGGCGCGGCTGGACGACGTGCTGGCGCAGGGCGGTCGCGCGCCGTCCGGTGTCTATGGTTGGTACGTCGACGTGAAGACCAACAGTGTGACCGTCAATGTCGCCCCGGGTGCCGACCAGGCAGCGGTCAATTTCATCGCCGCGAGCGGCGCGGATGCTTCCACGCTCCGTTTCCAGTCCATGGCCGATGCGCCGCGCCCGCTGGCCACGCTGCAGGGAGGCAGCGAGTACCTCTCCACCACCGCCACCGGCGCGTACTACTGCTCGGTCGGCTTCTCGGTCACGCGCAACGGCGCGAAGGGTTTCGCCACCGCGGGCCACTGCGGCGACGCCGGCGATGGCGCCAACGTGCTGGTCAAGCGCTCGCTGAGCCGCATCGGTACGTTCCAGGCCTCCAACTTCCCCAACACCGACCGCGCCTGGGTGCAGGTGGATGCGGCGCATACCCTGCTGCCGTCGGTCAGCGGTTATGGCTCGGGCGATGTCGCGGTGCGCGGCAGCGCCGAAGCGCCGGTGGGTGCGGCGGTATGCCGCTCCGGTCGCACCACGGGCTGGAAGTGCGGTGTGATCGAAGCCAAGAACGTCTCGGTCAGCTATGGCGCCGACGGCACCGTCAACGGCATGACGCAGGTGAAAGTCTGCGCCGAGGGCGGCGACTCGGGTGGCTCCTTCATCACCACCGCCGGCCAGGGCCAGGGCGTGCTCTCTGGCGGCAACTACAGCTGCAAGGGCAAGCAGGCGCAGCTGGCAACTAGCTATTTCCAGCCGCTAAATCCGCTGCTGCAGGCGTACGGCTTGACGCTCTCGACGACGCCCTGA
- a CDS encoding adenylate kinase: MRLVLLGPPGSGKGTQAARLKDYLQVPHISTGDLLRAEVAAGSPLGLQAKEVMARGELVSDDILLGMLEDRFSRDDTKAGFILDGYPRNLVQAAALGQLLAKLGQKFDFAVQLEVPTELLVERIAGRAKAEGRADDNPESVRKRLQIYTDQTAPVIDFYRQQGELTVVDGVGSLDDVFTRITESIAPEKAVG; the protein is encoded by the coding sequence ATGCGATTGGTTCTACTGGGCCCACCCGGGTCGGGCAAGGGCACTCAGGCAGCGCGCCTGAAGGACTACCTGCAGGTACCGCACATTTCCACCGGCGACCTGCTGCGCGCCGAAGTGGCCGCCGGCAGTCCGTTGGGCCTTCAAGCCAAGGAAGTGATGGCACGCGGCGAGCTGGTCAGCGACGACATCCTGCTCGGCATGCTGGAAGACCGGTTCTCCCGCGACGACACCAAGGCCGGCTTCATCCTCGACGGCTATCCGCGCAATCTGGTGCAGGCTGCCGCGCTTGGCCAGCTGCTGGCCAAGCTGGGGCAGAAGTTCGACTTCGCCGTGCAGCTGGAAGTGCCCACGGAACTGCTGGTGGAGCGCATCGCCGGCCGCGCCAAGGCCGAAGGCCGCGCCGACGACAATCCGGAATCGGTCCGCAAGCGCCTGCAGATCTATACCGATCAGACGGCGCCGGTCATCGATTTCTACCGCCAGCAGGGCGAATTGACCGTCGTCGACGGTGTCGGCTCGCTGGACGACGTCTTCACCCGGATCACCGAATCGATCGCGCCGGAGAAGGCCGTCGGCTGA
- a CDS encoding LysR family transcriptional regulator: protein MSHDLNDTLIFVKVVEQGSFVAAAQSLRLPKTTVSRKVQELETRLGAQLLHRTTRKLGLTEAGNVYYEHCQRIARELNEAASAVSQLHAGPRGWLRFTAPYSIGIDKIAPLLGEFHAQYPEIRVEMILANDTLDLISGEIDVALRIGNLPDSNLVARRLSTLRTQVYASPKYLARYGEPLHPNDLQHHRVLAMQKHRRGNGFALTLRDANGEQDYPINPILVANDPAALKGALLCGEGLMVGADVMVKPYLEQGHLQRVLAGWTGPEFEFNAVFPRGHVQSPKVRAFVDFLVERMKFDVDYMMEHCPVYLKQQAEARAAAEATPEVEAEAAAVGRKVLADVLS from the coding sequence ATGAGCCACGACCTCAACGACACCCTGATCTTCGTCAAAGTGGTGGAGCAGGGCAGCTTCGTTGCCGCCGCCCAATCGCTGCGCCTGCCCAAGACCACGGTCAGCCGCAAAGTGCAGGAACTGGAGACGCGCCTGGGCGCGCAGCTGCTGCACCGGACCACGCGCAAGCTGGGCCTGACCGAAGCCGGCAACGTCTACTACGAACACTGCCAGCGCATCGCTCGCGAACTCAACGAAGCCGCGAGCGCCGTGAGCCAGTTGCATGCGGGTCCGCGCGGCTGGCTGCGCTTCACCGCGCCGTATTCGATCGGCATCGACAAGATCGCGCCGCTGCTGGGCGAGTTCCACGCGCAGTATCCTGAGATCCGCGTGGAGATGATCCTCGCCAACGACACGTTGGATCTGATCTCCGGCGAGATCGACGTGGCGTTGCGCATCGGCAACCTGCCCGATTCCAACCTGGTCGCGCGTCGCCTGAGCACGCTGCGCACGCAGGTCTACGCCAGCCCGAAATACCTGGCGCGCTACGGCGAACCGCTGCATCCGAACGACCTGCAGCACCACCGCGTGCTCGCCATGCAGAAGCACCGTCGCGGCAACGGCTTCGCGCTGACGCTGCGCGATGCGAACGGCGAGCAGGACTATCCGATCAATCCCATCCTGGTGGCCAACGATCCGGCCGCGCTGAAGGGCGCGCTGCTCTGCGGCGAAGGCCTGATGGTCGGCGCGGACGTGATGGTGAAGCCGTACCTGGAGCAGGGCCATCTGCAGCGCGTGCTGGCGGGCTGGACCGGGCCGGAATTCGAGTTCAACGCGGTGTTCCCGCGCGGGCATGTGCAGTCGCCGAAGGTGCGCGCGTTTGTCGACTTCCTGGTCGAGCGGATGAAGTTCGACGTCGACTACATGATGGAGCACTGCCCGGTGTACCTGAAGCAGCAGGCCGAGGCGCGTGCGGCAGCCGAAGCCACGCCGGAAGTGGAAGCCGAAGCGGCGGCCGTAGGGCGCAAGGTGCTGGCCGACGTGCTGAGCTGA